A stretch of Carnobacteriaceae bacterium zg-C25 DNA encodes these proteins:
- a CDS encoding HAD family phosphatase codes for MIRLIAIDMDGTLLSEDKTLHQEEIDAIRRAINAGYKVVICTGRALAGVKPYVAQLNLSNDTDEYAIISNGCSTHYTKNWDMVSWHQLTKDDMLFLYAISKQTKAQLTLFDDEHYFVVEEEANAFVWKDCNIVGLKPTVISIDEAISGKYTMFQGMFLENSDVLDDFQAQFEAQLAQRFSVVRSQDYIFETMPFGVNKASALADLAKKLNILPEEVMAIGDANNDLEMLSFAGVSVAMGNASQHIKEMATYVTLSNEEHGVAHVINRLVDNGKL; via the coding sequence ATGATACGACTAATTGCCATTGATATGGATGGGACATTGCTAAGTGAAGATAAGACGTTGCATCAAGAAGAAATTGATGCGATACGCCGTGCGATAAACGCAGGATATAAAGTCGTGATTTGTACGGGACGTGCGTTAGCAGGTGTTAAACCGTATGTCGCACAACTAAATTTATCCAACGATACAGATGAGTATGCCATTATTAGCAACGGGTGTTCGACGCATTATACAAAAAATTGGGATATGGTGTCGTGGCACCAATTAACGAAAGACGATATGCTGTTTTTATACGCTATTTCCAAACAAACAAAGGCGCAATTAACGTTGTTTGACGACGAACACTATTTTGTTGTGGAAGAAGAAGCGAACGCATTCGTGTGGAAAGATTGCAATATTGTCGGTTTAAAACCAACAGTTATTTCGATTGATGAAGCGATTAGCGGTAAATATACCATGTTTCAAGGCATGTTTTTAGAAAACTCAGACGTGTTGGACGATTTTCAAGCGCAGTTTGAAGCACAATTGGCACAGCGTTTTTCCGTTGTTCGTTCACAAGATTATATTTTTGAAACGATGCCGTTTGGTGTGAATAAGGCGAGCGCTTTAGCTGATTTGGCGAAAAAATTAAACATTTTACCAGAAGAAGTAATGGCGATTGGCGATGCAAACAACGATTTGGAGATGTTGTCGTTTGCCGGAGTGAGTGTAGCAATGGGCAATGCTAGCCAACACATTAAAGAGATGGCAACGTATGTGACGTTATCTAATGAAGAACATGGAGTCGCGCATGTGATCAATCGTTTAGTGGATAATGGAAAGTTATAG
- the rnr gene encoding ribonuclease R → MKEQILSELQQGSLTMHQLAERLAVVSSADYKTLVKTIAALEEEKVLVFLTNGKVSLPQKKQTYTGLYRANDKGFGFVTVDGLDNDVFIPKGQTGTAMSGDTVTLKITKSANQDKSAEGMITDVQTRAYTTVVGEFVPYTQSLIDKTGYVGYVILSDKKLNHLTCFVTTNGMTSVMGMMVLVDILTYPNSEQSSQLTGVIVKEIGHKDEPGVDILSILYKFGISTTFKQDTLEQANAIPQEIQEADIKKRRDLRHLDIITIDGADAKDLDDAISLRVLENGHFELGVHIADVSHYVTKNSPLDAEAYERATSVYLTDRVVPMLPQRLSNGICSLHPHVDRLTLTCMMVIDSSGQVVSHDIFESVIQSKQRMTYERVNMAIVEHNKNAREEYAPFLDMLENMRTLHYALYNKRFKRGAIDFDAKESKIIVDEDGKPLDIVLRERGLAERMIESFMLCANETVAKHYIDAKLPFIYRVHEQPAEEKMQRFMEFVTNFGVMMKGQSATVQSKQLQQVLTKVENQPYEAVVSTMLLRSMKQARYDNLPLGHFGLATDTYTHFTSPIRRYPDLIVHRFIKAYATKRPTKEQKDSFVGELEAIAHQSSVMERKAVEAERDVDALKKAEFMLDKINQTFEGVVSSVTRFGVFVELPNTIEGLVHVSKMKDDHYEFVENHMLLIGQRTGQTYQIGQKVKVTVTKVDVEQRDIDFVFVTDKKEKKDNSRHKSKKQTMKKFAKSRQKRRR, encoded by the coding sequence ATGAAAGAACAAATATTAAGTGAATTACAACAAGGTTCGCTTACGATGCATCAACTTGCTGAACGTTTGGCTGTGGTGTCATCTGCCGATTATAAAACATTAGTCAAAACGATTGCCGCGCTAGAAGAAGAAAAAGTGCTTGTTTTTTTGACAAATGGAAAGGTTAGTTTACCACAAAAAAAGCAAACGTATACTGGTCTCTACCGCGCAAATGATAAAGGGTTTGGATTTGTAACGGTTGACGGTTTAGATAATGATGTGTTCATTCCTAAAGGGCAGACCGGAACAGCGATGTCAGGCGATACGGTAACATTAAAAATAACGAAATCTGCCAATCAAGATAAATCCGCTGAAGGCATGATTACAGATGTTCAAACACGTGCCTACACCACTGTTGTGGGAGAATTTGTACCGTATACGCAATCACTGATTGACAAAACAGGGTATGTTGGTTATGTGATACTAAGTGATAAAAAATTAAATCATTTAACGTGTTTTGTGACGACAAATGGTATGACGTCTGTCATGGGCATGATGGTATTAGTCGATATTTTAACGTATCCAAATAGCGAACAATCCAGTCAATTAACGGGTGTCATTGTTAAAGAAATTGGGCATAAAGATGAGCCAGGTGTGGATATTTTATCAATCTTGTATAAATTTGGTATTTCAACAACGTTTAAACAAGATACGCTAGAACAGGCAAATGCTATTCCTCAAGAAATTCAGGAAGCAGACATTAAAAAGCGTCGTGATTTACGCCATTTAGACATTATTACGATTGATGGTGCCGATGCCAAAGATTTAGATGATGCGATTTCTTTACGTGTTTTAGAAAATGGTCATTTTGAATTAGGGGTGCATATTGCAGATGTATCGCACTATGTGACGAAAAATTCGCCGTTAGATGCAGAAGCTTATGAACGTGCAACCAGTGTGTATTTAACAGATCGTGTTGTGCCGATGTTACCGCAACGCCTATCCAATGGAATTTGTTCGCTACATCCACACGTTGACCGTTTAACGTTGACGTGTATGATGGTCATTGATAGTAGTGGACAAGTTGTATCGCATGACATTTTTGAAAGTGTGATTCAATCAAAACAACGCATGACGTATGAACGTGTCAATATGGCGATTGTAGAGCATAATAAAAATGCACGTGAAGAGTATGCACCGTTTTTAGACATGCTGGAAAACATGCGAACATTACACTATGCGTTATACAACAAACGCTTTAAACGTGGTGCCATTGATTTTGATGCGAAAGAATCAAAAATTATTGTGGACGAAGATGGCAAGCCACTTGATATTGTGTTACGTGAACGTGGATTAGCGGAACGTATGATTGAATCGTTTATGCTATGCGCTAATGAAACTGTGGCTAAACATTATATTGATGCTAAATTGCCATTTATTTATCGTGTGCATGAACAACCAGCAGAAGAAAAAATGCAACGGTTTATGGAATTTGTCACCAATTTTGGTGTGATGATGAAAGGGCAAAGTGCAACGGTACAATCCAAGCAATTACAGCAAGTATTGACAAAAGTGGAAAATCAGCCGTATGAAGCGGTGGTGTCTACAATGTTATTGCGTAGCATGAAGCAAGCACGCTACGACAATTTACCACTAGGGCATTTTGGGTTGGCAACCGACACTTACACCCATTTTACATCACCAATTCGTCGTTACCCCGACTTAATCGTCCATCGCTTTATTAAAGCATATGCTACAAAACGACCAACCAAAGAACAAAAAGACAGTTTTGTGGGAGAGTTGGAGGCTATTGCGCATCAAAGTTCGGTGATGGAACGTAAAGCGGTAGAAGCAGAGCGTGATGTTGATGCGTTGAAAAAAGCAGAGTTCATGCTGGATAAAATCAACCAAACGTTTGAAGGTGTAGTCAGTTCAGTCACTCGATTTGGCGTGTTTGTTGAATTACCCAATACGATTGAGGGATTGGTGCATGTGTCTAAAATGAAAGACGATCATTACGAGTTCGTTGAAAATCATATGTTACTCATTGGGCAACGGACGGGTCAAACGTACCAAATTGGTCAAAAAGTGAAAGTAACGGTGACAAAAGTTGACGTTGAACAACGTGATATTGATTTTGTATTTGTGACGGATAAAAAAGAGAAAAAAGATAACAGCCGACACAAATCAAAAAAACAGACAATGAAAAAATTTGCTAAGTCACGACAAAAAAGGAGAAGATAA
- a CDS encoding alpha/beta fold hydrolase — translation MQTVMLEGTNGRALILLHAYTSFYVDVQLIGIELNKLGYTVCMPTLPGHGTRDMQNILKYNMFDYRDAIKDEIHQLNDKGYDEIAIFGLSLGGVLALDILTQKIPGIVGGGSFNSPIPLSDSQPIVNQFVTYANSMYQQVFGEKQVYLERMRQGATHHLEAMATLSYDVHGNLNNIDVPVFIAQSLKDELIPIDTGERLAKSIHFTSVELHTFENGKHAITVGPYRKELLQKLTAFIETLDWS, via the coding sequence ATGCAAACAGTTATGTTAGAAGGGACAAACGGGCGTGCGTTAATTTTATTACATGCCTATACTAGTTTTTATGTAGATGTCCAATTAATTGGAATAGAATTGAATAAGTTAGGTTATACAGTGTGTATGCCAACACTACCTGGTCATGGAACACGCGATATGCAAAATATTTTGAAATATAATATGTTCGACTATCGTGATGCCATCAAAGATGAAATTCATCAATTAAATGATAAAGGGTATGATGAAATTGCGATTTTTGGGTTATCGTTAGGTGGTGTATTAGCGCTTGACATTTTAACGCAAAAAATTCCGGGTATTGTCGGTGGTGGATCGTTTAATTCACCGATTCCGTTAAGTGATAGTCAGCCAATTGTCAATCAATTTGTGACGTACGCTAATAGCATGTATCAACAAGTGTTTGGTGAAAAACAAGTCTATTTAGAGCGCATGAGACAAGGGGCAACGCATCATTTAGAAGCGATGGCAACTCTTTCTTATGACGTTCATGGCAATTTAAACAACATTGACGTTCCTGTATTTATTGCACAATCACTTAAAGATGAGTTGATTCCAATCGATACGGGCGAACGTTTAGCAAAATCCATTCATTTTACAAGCGTTGAATTACATACGTTTGAAAATGGAAAACACGCCATTACAGTTGGACCATACAGAAAAGAATTGTTACAAAAGCTGACGGCATTTATTGAAACTTTAGATTGGAGCTAG
- a CDS encoding histidine phosphatase family protein, translating to MGVKLIFMRHAQTYLNKYERMQGWSNAPLTQSGVTDCHASGRGLAHVKFDAVYTSDLQRTIDTANIILSENKVSSDLTIVPMYEFREVFFGHFEGLPVKDIWPKVIEMSGKDDDAKKKLLDNMHALDPSGDSENYMAFWLRIYQGLHKLIEQYRDTDKTILVVSHGLALNIMLSAILPEHTFRGPLSNASVTEVTYENGQFTLNKFNGVDHFIYLEK from the coding sequence ATGGGCGTAAAATTGATATTTATGCGACATGCACAAACGTACTTAAATAAATATGAACGCATGCAAGGATGGTCTAATGCACCACTCACACAAAGTGGTGTTACGGATTGTCACGCAAGTGGTAGAGGGCTAGCACACGTTAAATTTGATGCGGTGTATACAAGTGATTTACAGCGCACCATTGATACAGCCAATATTATTTTGTCAGAAAATAAAGTATCATCTGATTTGACGATTGTGCCAATGTACGAATTTAGAGAAGTCTTTTTTGGACACTTTGAAGGGCTACCCGTTAAGGATATATGGCCAAAAGTGATTGAAATGTCGGGTAAAGACGACGATGCCAAGAAAAAATTGTTGGATAACATGCATGCGCTAGATCCCAGTGGCGATTCCGAAAACTACATGGCGTTTTGGTTACGTATTTACCAAGGATTGCACAAACTAATTGAGCAATATCGAGATACGGATAAAACGATTTTAGTGGTGAGTCATGGGTTGGCACTAAATATTATGTTATCGGCAATTTTACCCGAACATACGTTTCGAGGGCCATTAAGTAATGCGAGTGTTACCGAGGTAACGTATGAAAATGGACAGTTTACATTGAATAAATTTAACGGTGTGGATCATTTCATTTATTTAGAAAAATGA
- the ccpA gene encoding catabolite control protein A, whose protein sequence is MSKEVITIYDVAREADVSMATVSRVVNGNPNVKAATRRKVLDVIDRLDYRPNAVARGLASKRTTTIGVIIPDITNLYFSSLARGIDDIASMYKYNIILANSDQSPLKELQVLNALLAKQVDGIIYMGYDLSEEMRNEMLRSKTPVVLAGLVDPQEQVPSVHVDMVETIKAAIETLAANGNKRIGFVSGPLAEQINGTYRLKAYKKALQEVNLPYDETLVVESEYTYKSGEKIVSHLLASNSTAVFVSDDEIAVGILNAAIERGVKIPEELEIMTSNNSKLTRLVRPQLSSVTPPLYDIGAVAMRLLTKIMNKEDNVEEQVLLPFRMTHRQTTKN, encoded by the coding sequence ATGAGTAAAGAAGTCATTACGATTTATGACGTAGCAAGAGAAGCTGACGTCTCAATGGCTACTGTATCACGGGTAGTCAATGGCAATCCGAATGTTAAAGCAGCAACTAGACGTAAAGTATTAGATGTAATCGATCGTCTAGACTATCGACCGAATGCAGTTGCGCGTGGCTTAGCTAGCAAACGTACAACAACCATCGGTGTGATTATTCCAGATATTACAAACCTATACTTTTCATCATTAGCGCGTGGGATTGATGACATTGCGTCAATGTATAAATACAATATTATTTTAGCAAACTCAGATCAAAGTCCATTAAAAGAATTGCAAGTTTTAAATGCACTATTGGCGAAACAAGTTGATGGTATCATTTACATGGGTTATGACTTGAGTGAAGAAATGCGTAATGAAATGTTACGCTCTAAAACACCTGTTGTTTTAGCGGGTTTAGTTGACCCACAAGAACAAGTGCCAAGTGTACATGTGGATATGGTTGAAACCATTAAAGCAGCAATTGAAACGTTAGCCGCTAACGGAAACAAACGTATCGGTTTTGTTTCGGGACCGTTGGCAGAACAAATCAATGGCACATATCGCTTAAAAGCATACAAAAAAGCGTTGCAAGAAGTGAATTTGCCATATGATGAAACGTTAGTTGTTGAGTCAGAATACACATACAAATCAGGTGAAAAAATTGTATCGCATTTATTAGCGAGCAATTCAACAGCGGTTTTTGTCAGCGATGATGAAATTGCTGTAGGGATTTTAAATGCTGCAATTGAACGTGGTGTGAAAATACCAGAAGAATTAGAAATTATGACAAGTAATAATTCTAAATTAACGCGTTTAGTTCGTCCGCAATTATCAAGTGTCACACCACCTTTATATGATATTGGTGCCGTTGCTATGCGCTTGTTAACAAAAATTATGAACAAGGAAGACAACGTTGAAGAACAAGTGTTGTTACCTTTTAGAATGACACATCGTCAAACAACAAAAAATTAA
- the smpB gene encoding SsrA-binding protein SmpB, giving the protein MPKGEGNVFATNRKASHDYTIVDTFEAGMVLTGTEIKSIRQSKINLKDGFAKMKNQELFLHNVHISPFEQGNIFNHDPLRTRKLLLRKQQLIRLEKDVKTEGYTIVPLKVYIKDGYAKCLIGLAKGKKNYDKREAIKQKDLKRETDRMMKVR; this is encoded by the coding sequence ATGCCAAAAGGAGAAGGAAACGTTTTTGCGACAAATCGGAAAGCAAGCCACGACTATACAATAGTCGATACGTTTGAAGCGGGAATGGTGCTAACCGGTACGGAAATCAAGTCGATTCGTCAAAGTAAAATCAATTTAAAAGATGGTTTTGCGAAAATGAAAAATCAAGAACTGTTTTTACATAATGTGCATATTAGTCCTTTTGAACAAGGTAATATTTTTAATCATGATCCGTTGCGTACACGTAAATTATTATTAAGAAAACAGCAACTTATCCGTTTGGAAAAGGATGTCAAAACGGAAGGGTATACAATTGTACCGTTAAAAGTCTATATTAAAGATGGGTATGCCAAATGTTTAATCGGTTTAGCCAAAGGGAAAAAGAATTACGACAAACGTGAAGCGATTAAACAAAAAGACTTAAAACGTGAAACGGATAGAATGATGAAAGTGAGATAG
- a CDS encoding ECF transporter S component has translation MSTKKITTFAIILAVAIVASFFSFPILPAAPFLKIDFSDSFILLIGLLFGFKELLIAIFLKGVFLYIKDPEFIGVFANLMSAFLFTGTFLFIMQKTKKWLFALSVSTVITTIALSIFNYFVLLPMYTTVYKMNLGSLETVIMTAIIPFNLIKGTLQSFVSVMLMKQKQIFKQ, from the coding sequence ATGTCAACAAAAAAAATTACGACATTCGCTATTATTTTAGCAGTAGCCATTGTGGCTTCATTCTTTTCATTTCCAATATTACCAGCAGCACCATTTTTAAAAATCGACTTTAGTGATAGTTTCATTTTGTTGATTGGTTTATTGTTTGGTTTTAAAGAGTTGCTGATTGCGATTTTCTTAAAAGGTGTCTTTTTATATATTAAAGATCCTGAATTTATTGGAGTGTTCGCTAATTTAATGAGCGCATTTTTATTTACGGGTACATTTTTATTCATCATGCAAAAAACAAAGAAATGGCTATTTGCATTGAGTGTATCAACGGTTATTACAACGATAGCACTATCGATTTTTAATTATTTTGTATTGCTACCAATGTACACCACCGTCTATAAAATGAATCTTGGCTCGTTAGAAACAGTCATTATGACGGCAATTATCCCGTTTAATTTGATTAAAGGGACGTTGCAGTCGTTTGTGAGTGTGATGTTGATGAAGCAAAAACAGATTTTTAAACAATAG
- the pcp gene encoding pyroglutamyl-peptidase I, protein MKILVTGFDAFGGESINPAWEAVRALPTTIADATVKTIQIPTVFHESANVIFSEIDTFQPDVVVCVGQAGGRTAITPERVAINVDDARICDNVDQQPIDEAIQGDGDAAYFSTLPIKAMVENMLKKGIPASVSNSAGTFVCNHVMYQVLYYINKKQLNAKAGFIHIPYLPSQVLDKPAQPSMSLEMMIAGLTTCIETIVAYANKADAKIVGGATH, encoded by the coding sequence ATGAAAATTTTAGTGACCGGATTTGACGCATTTGGTGGAGAAAGCATTAATCCTGCGTGGGAAGCGGTGCGCGCTTTGCCGACAACAATTGCTGATGCAACTGTGAAAACGATACAAATTCCGACTGTTTTTCACGAAAGTGCCAACGTCATATTTTCTGAAATAGACACGTTTCAGCCGGATGTGGTGGTGTGTGTTGGACAGGCAGGCGGAAGAACGGCCATTACGCCTGAACGTGTTGCCATCAATGTAGATGATGCTCGAATTTGTGACAATGTTGATCAGCAACCCATTGATGAAGCGATTCAAGGCGATGGCGATGCCGCATACTTTTCAACGTTACCAATTAAAGCGATGGTTGAAAATATGCTGAAAAAAGGCATACCTGCAAGCGTATCAAATAGTGCAGGCACATTTGTGTGTAACCATGTCATGTATCAAGTGCTGTATTACATCAATAAAAAACAATTAAATGCAAAAGCGGGATTTATACATATTCCGTATTTACCAAGTCAAGTGCTAGATAAACCAGCACAACCGTCTATGTCATTAGAGATGATGATTGCTGGATTAACAACGTGTATAGAAACAATTGTGGCATACGCCAATAAAGCAGATGCAAAAATTGTCGGTGGTGCAACGCACTAA